The following DNA comes from Brassica oleracea var. oleracea cultivar TO1000 chromosome C5, BOL, whole genome shotgun sequence.
CTCTTTGATTACTCTTAACTAGGTGTTTCGCTCCTGGCATAAACAATTTATAATTGCTTATTAATACACAGTCATTACTAATTAAAAGACTATAATTGATAAATTATTATTTATGTTTTCCTTTGAAAATTCTTACGAATTATAAATATTAACCACTTTAATTTTTAAGGAGAACTCGGATGCGAAAATCACTTTGCAAATAATATCATAGATAGATAGATTGCTAATTCTTGTCTTTTTGTTTGGTTTCTAGTTTCTTTGTGACCGTATGGAACCTCCGGTGCCTTGTGAGCTTGTTAGAGGCTATCTAGACTTCATGCCACATGCCTGGAACGTTGTTCATGTAAAGCGAGGTGACTCATGGGTTCGTATGGTTGTTGATGCTTGTCGTCCTCATGACATCAGAGAATATACAGATCAAGAATATTTCTGCCGGTACAACACTCTTGGACCCTCTTTTTACCAATTTTGATCTTTTCTTTTTTTGGTGCATACATAATAATGATCTTTTATATTAATTACCAATGATGTGGTATTGTCAGGTACATTCCTCTTAACCGGCTTAGCGAATCCATTTGTGCAAGAGCAGAACTGGAACCAGGGAGTCCTTTTTCTTCCCTGTCAACGGGTGAAGGAGTAGAGAGAGCTAATAGTAGTCTTATCCGATGCAAGCTAGGCTCCACTGAAGCAGCTTTGAAGGTTTGTTTCTACTTTTGTAGTCTTTCCCCGCTTCCAAGTGTTAGTAGACTTGCTGAATAGTTTCATATCTCCTTTCCTCAGATGCGTACATTAGAGGTTTCCGGAGCTTCCGTAGATGACATCAGGACATTCGAGTATACATGCTTAGGAGAAGTGAGGATCTTAGGAGCATTGAAACATGACTGCATCGTGGATTTATACGGACACGAGATATCTTCCAAGTGGATAACCTCTGAAAATGGAAACGAACATCGACGCATTTTGCAATCTTCTATCCTCATGGAATACATTGAAGGAGGATCTCTAAAGGTACCTTATTGTCTTTTAAGAGTCTCCGCAACTTCAATGAAAAACCTTCTTTAACGTTTTGCTTTCTTCAGGGTCACATTGAGAAGCTTTCTGAAGATGGTAAACATCATGTACCAATGGATCTAGCCTTATCTATCGCAAGAGATATCTCAGGGGCGTTAATGGAGCTTCACTCGAAGGATATAATCCACCGTGATATTAAAAGCGAAAACGTTCTGATCGATCTTGACAACCAAAAAGCAAACGGAGAAGAACCTGTAGTGAAGCTTTGTGATTTCGATAGAGCTGTTCCTCTTAGGTCTCACTTGCACGGTTGCTGCATTGCTCACGTCGGAATACCGCCTGCTAATGTCTGTGTCGGTACGCCGCGGTGGATGTCCCCTGAGGTCTTTAGAGCAATGCACGAACAGAACTTCTATGGACTTGTACGTTTCTCTCCAACACTATTTTGTTCATCAAAGTTTCTCATCTTCTCGTTGATGAGTTTGCTTGTGTGTTTCTCAGGAAGTGGATATCTGGTCATTCGGGTGCCTAATCTTCGAGCTATTGACACTACAAATCCCGTATTTCGATTTATCCGAGCTTCAGATTCATGAATCTCTACAGGTTTGTTTGTCCCACTTATTTTATTACCATTTACACTTGCTTGAGCTATGACAACCAATGTTCAAGAAACCGTTAGGCTAATGATTAGACTGGCGCCTAGACCGAGTTTTTGAACGCCTAAACCGATTTATAAAAAAATGTTTTAGAAAAATCATTTCGTTTAGTTCTGATTTGCTGATTAGGACCGATTTTTAGAATACTGATGACAACTAACAAGTTTATTTACTTTTACTTTTTAACCAGAAGGGCAAAAGGCCAAAACTACCTGAGGAGCTGGAGACATTGATCTCTGAAACAGAGGAAGATGACGAATCAGCCAATAAACTGCGGGAAGAGTATGACTTAACCGAATCTGACTTGGACACAGTGAGGTTTCTTATTGACGTGTTTCGCCTTTGCACGGAGGAGTCTCCTTTAGACCGTTTAAACGCTGGAGACCTCCATGAAATGATTCTTTCATGGACAAAAAGCAAATCTCCTACAGGTACTGCTTCAACTACTTAAAGAAGATCAAGCCTTAGTCTTTGTAAGTTAAAGATTCATTAGGCTTTAGGGATTATTTATGAGACAAAGATTTGGTCTCAGCAGGCCTTGTAAGCTTATGGGAACTAGAGAACAAATAGGTCCTTAAATTATATTATTTCTCGTAACTTGTTTGTTACTTCATCTTGTAACCTTCATTGTATCATGTAGACACCATTGTATCATTCTTTCAGGTTTTTATTTAAACAAAGAGCATATAAACCAAAACAGAATTGATGCGACAACATTTAACTGTCTTTTTGTAAGATAAGTATTAATCATTAGTTTTCTTGGCAACTATTCTGTGACATAATCGTATATTTGCATTTTCAAACCTTCGAATTTACATATAATAAACATGGAGAATGACCTCAACTTTGAGTAATGATTCGAGTCTATGTTGATTGACCCTTGATTAAAGAAAAAGAATAGTGTGGAAAGTTAACAAAGATAAAATAAAAAGATTGATAGATAGAACTTGAGATGGATAAAAAAAAAGAAAAAAAGAGATGTACATGCATGCAACGTGAATTATATTACATTACAAGAGAAGGTTGGAAGCTATCGAGACTCGGACGAAGATGACACTAGAGATACCCTCGGAACCTGAACAGGAAACTCATGAATCTCATCGATCCATGGATTAGTCTTCTCCTCCTTGGACGGATCAATGCTTGTCAAAGCTCTCCAAACCGCACTGTTACACTTAAAACCTGACCCAAAAGCAATCTGCCAAGTCCTATCTCCTCTCTTGATCCTCCCTTTCGCTTCGCTATACGCAAGCTCATACCACAGTGAGCTACTCGAAGTGTTCCCAAACCTGTTCAGAGTCATCCTCGAAGGCTCCATATGCCACTCAGAAAGATCCAGATTCTTCTCAATCTCATCCAACACTGCTCTACCTCCCGCGTGGATGCAGAAATGCTCGAAAGCTAGCTTGAAGTCAGGAATATAAGGTTTTATTTTCTTGACTTTAAACACCTTTCGAGCCACGAGCGTCATGAAAAAGAGAAGTTGTTCGGACATAGGCAAGACGAGAGGTCCAAGCGTGGTGATGTTCGTTTTGAGAGCTTCTCCGGCGATAGCCATTAGGTTCTTGGAGAGGGATACACCTATTTTGTTGTTGTCGTTGTTGTCCTCGCGTTGGTAAACGCAGTTAAAGGCGTTGTCGTCTGCTCCTTTGTGAGTGCGGACAGTGTGGATTAACTGATACTTTGAGCGGCGGCGGTCGGAGGAGCGGTTAGAGAGGAGAACGGCGGCGCCGCCCATTCGGAAAATGCAGTTTGAGAGAAGCATTGATCGGTCGTTGCCTAAGTACCAGTTTAGGGTTATGTTCTCTGTGCTCACTACTAGTGCATATGAGTTTGCTTGAACCTGCATGAAATTAAAGTTTGGGAATTAGCATGCATGTATGTGTAAGCATAACAAAAAATTTGGAAGTACATTCTGTAAATGTATGTCAATATATTTTGGATTTTTGATTAAATTAAACGAATGTTTTTAGCATACTTTGTTACTTTC
Coding sequences within:
- the LOC106295733 gene encoding 3-ketoacyl-CoA synthase 17 codes for the protein MNENQIQSANNNNSQVTTVDVTNQKLPDFLLSVRLKYVKLGYHYLISNAVYIILLPVLFAATSSSFKLSDLTLLFNHLLHFHLLPSSLFAVLLIFLTTLYFTTRPRKVFLLDFACYKPDPSLICTRETFMDRSQRVGIFTEDNLAFQQKILERSGLGQKTYFPEALLRVPPNPCMPEARKEAETVMFGAIDAVLEKTGVKPKDIGILVVNCSLFNPTPSLSAMIVNKYKLRGNILSYNLGGMGCSAGLISIDLAKQLLQVQANSYALVVSTENITLNWYLGNDRSMLLSNCIFRMGGAAVLLSNRSSDRRRSKYQLIHTVRTHKGADDNAFNCVYQREDNNDNNKIGVSLSKNLMAIAGEALKTNITTLGPLVLPMSEQLLFFMTLVARKVFKVKKIKPYIPDFKLAFEHFCIHAGGRAVLDEIEKNLDLSEWHMEPSRMTLNRFGNTSSSSLWYELAYSEAKGRIKRGDRTWQIAFGSGFKCNSAVWRALTSIDPSKEEKTNPWIDEIHEFPVQVPRVSLVSSSSESR